One Candidatus Dormiibacterota bacterium genomic region harbors:
- a CDS encoding type II toxin-antitoxin system HicB family antitoxin has product MRDYVALLERADDGSWSAYVPDLPGCTSYGPSREEAARNVHDAVASHIECLRETGQPVPEPLSLAEIVHVA; this is encoded by the coding sequence ATGAGAGACTATGTGGCACTCCTGGAACGGGCAGATGATGGCAGTTGGAGCGCATATGTTCCCGATCTGCCGGGCTGCACAAGTTATGGCCCAAGCCGCGAAGAGGCCGCCCGCAACGTCCACGACGCCGTCGCCAGCCACATTGAGTGTTTGCGCGAAACGGGCCAACCCGTCCCTGAGCCTTTATCACTCGCGGAAATCGTCCACGTTGCCTAG
- a CDS encoding type II toxin-antitoxin system HicA family toxin has translation MGRMKYRDMVEIIEQDGWRLARTRGSHRHYTHPVKSGIVTVAAHGMGADIPRKILHAILKQAGLK, from the coding sequence ATGGGTAGGATGAAATATCGGGACATGGTTGAAATTATTGAGCAAGATGGATGGCGGCTCGCTCGCACACGCGGGTCTCACAGGCATTACACCCATCCGGTAAAGTCCGGTATAGTTACGGTCGCGGCTCACGGCATGGGAGCCGATATCCCTAGGAAGATATTGCACGCGATTTTGAAGCAGGCAGGTTTGAAATGA